From a single Jatrophihabitans sp. genomic region:
- a CDS encoding oxidoreductase, which yields MAASVMPYTSCARVLAVRATVSLRSMSWNASQLPSFAGRTALVTGANSGIGWQTALELARHGARVRLASRDAGRGEAAARRIREQAPGADIEPVRLDLASLASIKDVAEGWEGPLHLLVNNAGVMAPPSLRQTSDGFELQFGTNHLGHFALTGRLLPALLSAGGSGGVARVVTVSSLLHRGGQPGRLRGEPEPGYSPQRAYADSKLANVLFALELQRRAEAHAAPLTSTAAHPGVSRTNLMLNPDGMGAKPLARVVRNTVGQLMFQSAAAGAQPTLYAASVAAPGSYSGPQWPGGMRGPAGPAQPSRTAQDPQLAAQLWDLSEELTGVRYQWAASRP from the coding sequence ATGGCAGCTTCGGTCATGCCCTACACCTCCTGCGCCCGGGTCCTGGCCGTCCGGGCGACCGTATCGTTGCGAAGCATGTCATGGAATGCGTCGCAGCTGCCCTCGTTCGCCGGCCGGACGGCGCTGGTCACCGGCGCCAACTCCGGCATCGGCTGGCAGACCGCGCTGGAGCTGGCCAGGCACGGCGCCCGGGTCCGGTTGGCCAGCCGCGACGCCGGTCGTGGCGAGGCGGCGGCGCGCCGGATCAGGGAGCAGGCGCCGGGCGCCGACATCGAGCCGGTGCGGCTGGACCTGGCCTCACTCGCCTCGATCAAGGACGTGGCCGAGGGCTGGGAGGGTCCGTTGCACCTGCTGGTCAACAACGCCGGGGTGATGGCGCCGCCGAGCCTGCGGCAGACCTCCGACGGCTTCGAGCTGCAGTTTGGCACCAACCACCTGGGCCACTTCGCGCTGACCGGCCGGCTGCTGCCGGCGCTGCTGTCGGCCGGCGGTTCCGGCGGCGTCGCCCGGGTGGTGACGGTGTCCTCGCTGCTGCACCGGGGCGGCCAGCCCGGCCGGTTGCGCGGTGAGCCCGAGCCGGGCTACTCGCCGCAGCGGGCCTACGCCGACTCCAAGCTGGCCAACGTGCTGTTCGCGCTGGAACTGCAGCGCCGCGCCGAGGCGCACGCGGCCCCGCTGACTTCGACGGCTGCCCATCCCGGCGTGTCGAGGACCAATCTGATGCTCAATCCGGACGGGATGGGCGCCAAGCCGCTGGCGCGCGTGGTGCGCAACACCGTGGGCCAGCTGATGTTCCAGTCTGCGGCGGCCGGCGCCCAGCCGACGCTGTACGCCGCCAGCGTCGCCGCGCCCGGCTCCTACAGCGGCCCGCAGTGGCCCGGCGGCATGCGCGGACCGGCCGGGCCGGCGCAGCCGAGCAGGACGGCACAGGACCCTCAGCTGGCCGCTCAGCTGTGGGATCTGAGCGAGGAGCTGACTGGAGTCCGCTACCAGTGGGCGGCGAGTCGGCCCTGA
- a CDS encoding DUF4062 domain-containing protein: MANDQKRYQVFVSSTYLDLKLERKAVIAALLECDAFPARMELFPAADDDAWTLIKRVIDDSDYYLLVIGGKYGSLDPVDDVGYTEKEYDYAVKQGKPVMAFLHAKPEQIPMVLSESTEAMQAKLSAFREKVRSSKHVKFWDGPDSLAGQVALSFNRFIRSYPAVGWVRADTLTNAQSLQALADAHARIEDLQQQLGAVRTGPPPGTEGLAQGSEEFTLPFLVRGSYKNANGGQTSAAEWVFLSVEWNEVFAAIGPSLLQECEESALRDALQSQVGLLKYMELRDGFQQSIMNKHTAVSANTIRITSREVDDEDFGTVLVQLMALGLIEKSSRKRSVNDTRSYWSLTPFGQTRVIQLRALKTSQTNLGSAAGLEEASADVNDQPVDEG, from the coding sequence GTGGCCAACGATCAAAAGCGCTATCAGGTGTTCGTCAGCTCCACATACCTCGATCTCAAGCTTGAACGGAAGGCAGTGATAGCCGCACTTCTCGAATGCGATGCTTTTCCGGCAAGGATGGAACTCTTTCCAGCGGCTGACGACGACGCATGGACCCTCATCAAGCGCGTCATTGATGATTCAGACTATTACTTGCTCGTGATTGGCGGTAAGTATGGATCATTGGACCCAGTGGATGACGTGGGCTACACAGAGAAAGAATATGACTATGCCGTCAAGCAAGGGAAACCCGTTATGGCATTTCTTCATGCCAAGCCTGAGCAGATACCGATGGTGTTATCGGAATCGACTGAAGCTATGCAGGCAAAACTGTCTGCCTTTAGAGAGAAAGTACGTTCGAGTAAGCATGTAAAATTCTGGGACGGACCTGACTCACTCGCTGGCCAAGTTGCTCTTTCATTCAACCGGTTCATACGTTCTTACCCCGCAGTCGGCTGGGTCCGCGCGGATACTCTGACGAATGCGCAGTCCCTGCAGGCCCTTGCGGATGCGCACGCACGCATTGAGGACTTACAGCAGCAACTTGGCGCTGTGAGGACTGGACCCCCTCCAGGAACGGAAGGCTTAGCGCAAGGTAGCGAAGAATTCACACTTCCATTCCTAGTACGTGGTTCATATAAGAACGCAAACGGCGGCCAGACGTCAGCAGCCGAATGGGTTTTTCTCTCAGTCGAATGGAATGAGGTCTTCGCTGCCATCGGTCCCAGCCTCTTGCAGGAGTGCGAGGAATCAGCGTTACGGGACGCCCTTCAATCTCAGGTGGGTCTTTTAAAATACATGGAACTGCGTGACGGTTTTCAGCAATCCATTATGAACAAACACACAGCCGTATCAGCCAATACCATCAGAATTACTAGCCGCGAAGTCGATGATGAAGACTTCGGAACGGTGCTAGTACAGCTGATGGCACTCGGATTAATCGAAAAGAGTTCTCGAAAGCGGAGCGTAAATGATACGCGCTCATACTGGAGTCTGACGCCATTCGGGCAAACCCGAGTGATCCAGCTCCGCGCACTGAAGACATCTCAGACAAATCTTGGATCAGCTGCTGGGCTGGAGGAAGCCTCGGCTGACGTCAATGATCAACCTGTAGATGAGGGCTGA
- a CDS encoding magnesium transporter CorA family protein translates to MTEAAIRTRLWRDGVLEKEDFPFSELSDYLDQPDCMVWADLQSPDAALLAELGEELSLDKLAIEDAVAHHERPKASRYSTHTFLTARALKLDRDSGELSDLPVSAFVLKQAFVTVHTGQWFDVDTVVQRWDENAELMRHGVRALAWGMLDVLVDGQFEVVQALDDEIEDLEDLLFEQPKGEHQLQRRTFALRKSLVRTRRAVLPMREVVNTLARRDADVPPELRPYLEDLYDHVLRAAEWTESLRDMVSSVFETNLSLQDARLNTIMKKLTSYTALIAIPTAVTGFYGQNVPYPGFGDHSGFVSSVVVIALLAGALYLTFRRAGWL, encoded by the coding sequence ATGACCGAAGCTGCCATCCGCACCCGACTCTGGCGCGACGGAGTCCTGGAGAAGGAGGACTTTCCCTTCTCCGAGCTCTCCGACTACCTCGACCAGCCCGACTGCATGGTCTGGGCCGACCTGCAGTCCCCGGACGCGGCCCTGCTCGCCGAACTCGGCGAGGAGCTGTCGCTGGACAAGCTGGCGATTGAGGACGCGGTGGCCCACCACGAGCGCCCGAAGGCCTCGCGCTACTCCACGCACACCTTTCTCACCGCCCGCGCGCTCAAGCTCGACCGCGACAGCGGTGAGCTCAGTGACCTGCCGGTGTCGGCCTTCGTGCTCAAGCAGGCATTCGTCACCGTGCACACCGGCCAGTGGTTCGACGTCGACACCGTCGTCCAACGCTGGGACGAGAACGCCGAGCTGATGCGCCACGGGGTCAGGGCGCTGGCCTGGGGAATGCTCGACGTGCTGGTGGACGGCCAATTCGAGGTCGTGCAGGCCCTCGACGACGAGATCGAGGACCTGGAGGACCTGCTGTTCGAGCAGCCCAAGGGCGAGCACCAGCTGCAACGGCGGACCTTCGCGCTGCGCAAGTCACTCGTCCGGACCCGCCGGGCGGTGCTGCCGATGCGCGAGGTGGTCAACACCCTGGCGCGGCGCGACGCCGACGTCCCGCCGGAGCTGCGGCCCTACCTGGAGGACCTCTACGACCACGTGCTGCGGGCCGCCGAGTGGACCGAGTCGCTGCGAGACATGGTCAGCTCGGTCTTCGAGACCAACCTCTCCCTGCAGGACGCCCGGCTCAACACGATCATGAAGAAGCTGACGTCCTACACCGCGCTGATCGCCATTCCCACCGCGGTCACCGGCTTCTACGGCCAGAACGTGCCCTACCCCGGCTTCGGCGACCACTCCGGCTTCGTCTCCAGCGTGGTCGTCATCGCGCTGCTGGCCGGCGCGCTCTATCTGACGTTCAGACGCGCCGGCTGGCTGTAG
- a CDS encoding tRNA (cytidine(34)-2'-O)-methyltransferase, with translation MFRIAFLEPKIPPNTGNAIRLVAATGSELHLIGPLGFDLSDAKLRRAGLDYHDLASVIVHRDLQAAWEAWADPTASTASAASAASAGSISSAASAASAGSISSAASAASAGSRVYAFTTRAGTRFTDVSYQPGDILLFGTEPSGLPPAVLADRRISAEVRIPMLAGRRSLNLSNAAAVAAYEAWRQHDFAGA, from the coding sequence ATGTTCCGGATCGCCTTTCTGGAACCGAAGATCCCACCCAACACCGGCAACGCCATTCGGCTGGTGGCCGCGACCGGCAGCGAGCTGCACCTGATCGGGCCGCTGGGTTTCGACCTGTCCGACGCCAAGCTGCGCCGGGCCGGACTGGACTACCACGACCTCGCCTCGGTCATCGTGCACCGCGATCTGCAAGCGGCTTGGGAGGCTTGGGCCGACCCGACGGCCTCGACCGCCTCAGCCGCCTCAGCCGCCTCAGCAGGCTCTATCAGCTCAGCCGCCTCAGCCGCCTCCGCCGGCTCTATCAGCTCAGCCGCCTCAGCCGCCTCCGCCGGCAGCCGGGTCTACGCCTTCACCACCCGGGCCGGCACCCGTTTCACCGATGTCAGCTACCAGCCCGGTGACATCCTGCTGTTCGGAACCGAGCCGTCCGGGCTGCCGCCTGCGGTGCTGGCCGACCGGCGGATCAGCGCCGAGGTGCGCATTCCGATGCTGGCCGGACGGCGCTCGCTGAACCTGTCCAACGCCGCGGCGGTCGCGGCGTACGAGGCCTGGCGTCAGCACGACTTCGCCGGCGCCTGA
- a CDS encoding DUF222 domain-containing protein: MSTSEAAALATALPAAVAQLAGCSFSGLADDDLLVVLRLAERARRQLEALDHLLVAEVEARNLPGRYVLRGSKQLLSGLLNLSPAESGTRVRQAHQLGPRTSLTGERLAPLLPVTAAARADGSITARQVDVIIAAMARLRDARLPVEQQADAEAFLVEQAHRFDAGTLTGIARQLLDTLDPDGSLAEERTQQRRRFLSCHPNGDGMHRLTADLDTETAALAMTVLHSLASPKPSEAGERDQRTAGQRMHDAFRAVLKLALRAGDLPTSGGVPATVLITMTAEQFQTGTGLASTSYQQKLTVDQALRIADEAAISWIVHNSKGGILNYGTTRRVATDKQTLALIARDKGCAFPGCADPPEWTEKHHITPWAAGGATDLDNLCLLCDHHHDRIDTGGWRITMRDGLPWFTPPAWIDPEQRPQRNIRP, translated from the coding sequence GTGAGCACGAGCGAAGCGGCGGCGCTGGCCACAGCGCTGCCTGCTGCGGTAGCTCAGCTTGCCGGGTGCTCATTCTCGGGCCTCGCTGACGATGACCTACTTGTGGTGCTGCGGCTCGCGGAGCGGGCTCGCCGCCAGCTCGAGGCGCTCGACCACCTGCTGGTCGCCGAGGTCGAAGCACGCAACCTGCCTGGCCGGTACGTGCTGCGCGGGTCGAAGCAGCTGCTGTCAGGCCTGCTGAACCTGTCGCCCGCCGAAAGTGGAACCCGGGTGCGCCAGGCCCACCAGCTCGGCCCGCGGACTAGCCTGACCGGCGAACGACTCGCGCCGCTGCTGCCTGTCACCGCCGCCGCCCGCGCCGACGGCTCGATCACTGCTCGGCAAGTTGACGTGATCATCGCGGCAATGGCCAGGCTGCGCGACGCACGTTTGCCCGTCGAGCAGCAGGCGGATGCCGAAGCATTTCTCGTCGAGCAAGCGCACCGCTTCGACGCGGGCACCCTGACCGGAATCGCCCGGCAGTTGCTGGACACCCTCGACCCGGACGGCAGCCTTGCCGAGGAGCGGACCCAGCAGCGACGGCGGTTTCTCAGCTGCCATCCCAACGGCGACGGAATGCACCGACTCACCGCCGACCTCGACACCGAGACCGCGGCCCTGGCGATGACGGTGCTGCACTCGCTGGCCTCGCCGAAGCCCTCCGAGGCAGGCGAGCGCGACCAACGAACCGCGGGCCAGCGGATGCATGACGCCTTTCGTGCCGTGCTGAAGCTGGCGCTGCGCGCCGGAGATCTGCCGACCTCCGGCGGCGTTCCGGCGACTGTGCTGATCACCATGACGGCTGAGCAGTTTCAGACCGGCACCGGGCTCGCCAGCACCAGCTACCAGCAGAAACTGACCGTCGATCAGGCGCTCCGGATCGCCGACGAAGCAGCCATCTCCTGGATCGTGCACAACAGCAAGGGCGGTATTCTCAATTACGGCACCACCCGACGAGTGGCGACCGACAAGCAGACCCTCGCCCTGATCGCCCGGGATAAGGGTTGCGCCTTCCCCGGGTGTGCCGACCCACCCGAGTGGACCGAGAAACACCACATCACGCCATGGGCGGCAGGCGGCGCGACGGATCTGGACAACCTCTGTCTGCTGTGCGACCACCACCACGACCGCATCGACACCGGCGGCTGGCGCATCACCATGCGCGACGGCTTGCCCTGGTTCACCCCGCCGGCCTGGATCGACCCGGAGCAACGACCGCAGCGCAACATCCGGCCATGA
- a CDS encoding prolyl oligopeptidase family serine peptidase codes for MQTAPYGSWTSPISAADLVRTEHPASGGRYVGGELWWTESRSAEAGRQSVRRFDDKGEPVDILPAPWNARTRVHEYGGASWAAGPDGSLLFTEFSDQRLYRLASGASVPEPLTPTGWAPATLRYAEPQLSADGAEVWCVRESHQPDGAINRDICAVPLDGSAAEDPSRIRSLVSGSHFLTHARLSPDGAKLAWIAWEHPQMPWDGTELRVAELTADGVCGPWRTLAGSTTESVLQPEWADDDSLFVISDRSGWWNLYRISLAEGASAQPLCPRSEDFGGALWQLGRRWYAPLGDGRLLTVRTLGTDRLALLDPGTGELTDLDLGDLSTLVLNGVSDGRVVLTCAGARTGAGLRSLDMATGELTDLRLNSDELPPAAYLPQAMPMTFTGPGGRDVHAFVYPPTNPDFSGPEGELPPYVAFVHGGPTSHVSPTVSPVICYLTSRGMGVVDVNYGGSSGYGRAYRDRLRGQWGIVDVEDTVAAVRGLVEAGMADGDRLAIEGGSAGGWTVLSALTGTEVFACGVSYFGVAELVKFAESTHDFESRYLDGLIGPLPETLPLYESRAPLSNVDGLSCPVLLLQGLDDPVVPPAQSEMFRDALVAKGIPHAYLAYPGESHGFRRAETQIHAHEAELSFYGQVLGFEPPGIPKLELWRPAD; via the coding sequence ATGCAGACAGCGCCTTACGGCTCGTGGACCTCACCGATCAGCGCCGCCGACCTGGTTCGCACCGAGCACCCCGCCTCCGGCGGCCGTTACGTGGGCGGCGAGCTGTGGTGGACCGAATCGCGGTCGGCCGAAGCCGGCCGCCAGTCCGTGCGCAGGTTCGATGACAAGGGCGAGCCCGTGGACATCCTGCCCGCGCCGTGGAACGCCCGCACCCGGGTGCACGAGTACGGCGGCGCCTCGTGGGCGGCCGGTCCTGACGGCAGCCTGCTGTTCACGGAGTTCTCCGACCAGCGCCTGTACCGGTTGGCCTCCGGCGCGAGCGTGCCGGAGCCGCTGACGCCGACCGGCTGGGCGCCGGCCACGCTGCGTTACGCCGAACCCCAGCTGTCAGCCGACGGCGCCGAGGTCTGGTGCGTCCGCGAGAGCCACCAGCCCGACGGCGCCATCAACCGTGACATCTGCGCGGTGCCCTTGGACGGCTCCGCCGCCGAGGACCCCTCACGCATCCGGTCGTTGGTGTCCGGCTCCCACTTTCTGACCCACGCCAGGTTGTCACCGGACGGCGCCAAGCTCGCCTGGATCGCCTGGGAGCATCCGCAGATGCCCTGGGACGGCACTGAGCTGCGAGTGGCGGAGCTGACCGCGGACGGGGTGTGCGGGCCGTGGCGGACCCTGGCCGGCTCGACCACCGAGTCGGTGCTGCAGCCGGAATGGGCCGACGATGACAGCCTGTTCGTCATCAGCGACCGATCCGGCTGGTGGAACCTCTATCGGATCTCGCTGGCCGAAGGCGCCTCCGCTCAACCGCTCTGCCCGCGTTCGGAGGACTTCGGCGGCGCGCTCTGGCAGCTGGGCCGCCGCTGGTACGCACCGCTGGGCGACGGCCGGCTGCTGACCGTGCGCACCCTGGGCACGGACCGGCTGGCGCTGCTGGACCCGGGCACCGGTGAGCTGACCGACCTCGACCTCGGCGACCTGAGCACCCTGGTCCTCAACGGCGTCTCCGACGGCCGGGTGGTGCTGACCTGTGCCGGCGCCCGGACCGGCGCCGGCCTGCGATCACTCGATATGGCCACCGGCGAGCTGACCGACCTGCGGCTCAACAGCGACGAGCTGCCGCCGGCAGCCTACCTGCCCCAAGCGATGCCGATGACCTTCACCGGGCCGGGCGGGCGCGACGTGCACGCCTTCGTCTACCCGCCCACCAACCCCGATTTCAGCGGACCCGAGGGTGAGCTGCCGCCCTACGTCGCGTTCGTCCACGGCGGCCCGACCTCACACGTCTCGCCCACGGTGAGCCCGGTCATCTGCTACCTGACCAGCCGCGGGATGGGCGTCGTCGACGTCAACTACGGCGGCTCGAGCGGTTATGGCAGGGCTTACCGCGACCGGTTGCGCGGCCAGTGGGGCATCGTCGACGTCGAGGACACCGTGGCCGCCGTGCGCGGGCTGGTCGAGGCCGGCATGGCTGACGGCGATCGGCTGGCGATCGAGGGCGGCTCGGCAGGCGGCTGGACGGTGCTGTCCGCGCTGACCGGCACCGAGGTGTTCGCTTGCGGGGTGTCCTACTTCGGCGTCGCGGAGCTGGTGAAGTTCGCCGAGTCGACTCATGACTTCGAATCCCGTTATCTCGACGGGCTGATCGGCCCGTTGCCCGAGACGCTGCCGCTGTATGAGTCCCGCGCCCCGCTGTCCAACGTGGACGGGCTGTCCTGCCCGGTGCTGCTGTTGCAGGGCCTGGATGACCCGGTGGTGCCACCGGCGCAGTCGGAGATGTTCCGCGACGCTCTGGTCGCCAAGGGAATCCCGCACGCCTATCTGGCCTATCCCGGTGAGTCGCACGGCTTCCGGCGGGCCGAGACCCAGATCCACGCGCACGAGGCGGAGCTGTCCTTCTACGGACAGGTGCTGGGTTTCGAGCCGCCCGGGATCCCCAAGTTGGAGCTCTGGCGGCCGGCGGACTAG
- a CDS encoding VOC family protein, translated as MIGRLHHIVLDCPDPGVLARFYAELLGWPISWQQPDWVVVAASDRSSGLAFQAVADYRPPDWPDPARPQQLHVDVMVDDLDEAEPLTLALGARRLSAPDSAWRVYADPAGHPFCLIPRPSWAPPVGPADSAGSAAAAGPES; from the coding sequence ATGATCGGACGGCTGCACCACATCGTTCTGGACTGTCCCGATCCCGGTGTCCTGGCGCGGTTCTACGCCGAGCTGCTGGGCTGGCCGATCAGCTGGCAGCAGCCGGACTGGGTGGTGGTCGCCGCCAGCGATCGCTCGTCCGGCCTGGCCTTTCAGGCGGTGGCCGACTACCGGCCGCCGGACTGGCCCGATCCGGCGCGTCCCCAGCAGCTGCATGTCGATGTCATGGTGGACGACCTCGACGAGGCCGAGCCGCTGACGCTGGCCCTGGGCGCTCGCCGGTTGAGCGCACCGGACTCGGCTTGGCGGGTGTACGCAGACCCGGCCGGGCACCCGTTCTGCCTCATTCCGCGACCGTCGTGGGCGCCGCCGGTGGGTCCGGCGGACTCGGCGGGCTCGGCGGCAGCAGCCGGACCGGAGTCCTGA
- a CDS encoding alpha-galactosidase — translation MTGSAVTGVAKAAHRMGAPGETGLVLAEHDGRLPSVVWCGVLGPSGAGDGFAAEIATLNPVGTSLLPENSTGWHGRPGLSGHRGGREPGAWSTAFRPVSVTVEADGARIEAVDEPAGLTLRTEVEAVAGGLIRARHTVTNTGRSDYVVEHLDVVLPVPDRAVDSLDFTGRWARERTPQRRPVTDGLWLRENRRGKTGFDAATVSIAGTPGFGFGHGEVWGVHVAWSGNHLHRLERVPLGKLSPTVTSIGGGELLLPGEVTLAPGESYSSPWVYVGASGHGLDGLAARFHGYLRSTPAHPATPRPVTLNVWEAVYFDHDLARLRELADRAARLGVERYVLDDGWFGGRRHDRAGLGDWTVSADVWPDGLGPIAEHVHGLGMQFGLWFEPEMVNPHSELYREHPDWILATGQRIPPEERSQQILDLTQPGAYAHVLEQMTTVLSGCEVDYVKWDHNRDAVDAGSAAVAGRPAIHAQTLAFYRLLDELRARFPRLEWESCASGGGRIDLEVLRRAERVWTSDQNDALARQAIQRWTTQLVAPEYLGAHVSAPQSHQTRRLLPLDFRAGTALFGHFGVEWDITSASEADLATLARWIELYKSQRELLHGGRMVRLDSAVRDAWVHGVIAPDRSAAVVAYAQLDELTHEPPRWRVPGLDPARRYAVTRIDPAAWPRYEAPATGPLSGAVLSELGLPGPPPAPLSVIVLRLQAVD, via the coding sequence GTGACCGGCAGTGCCGTGACCGGTGTCGCGAAGGCGGCGCACCGGATGGGAGCGCCGGGTGAGACCGGGCTCGTCCTGGCCGAGCACGATGGCCGGCTGCCGAGCGTGGTGTGGTGCGGCGTCCTCGGCCCGAGCGGCGCCGGGGACGGCTTCGCAGCCGAGATCGCGACGCTGAACCCGGTCGGGACCTCGCTGCTGCCGGAGAACTCCACCGGCTGGCACGGCCGTCCCGGCCTGTCCGGGCACCGCGGTGGGCGGGAGCCGGGGGCCTGGTCCACCGCCTTCCGGCCGGTGTCGGTCACGGTCGAGGCCGACGGCGCGCGGATCGAGGCGGTCGACGAGCCGGCGGGCCTGACACTGCGCACCGAGGTCGAGGCGGTGGCCGGCGGGCTGATCCGCGCCCGGCACACCGTGACCAACACGGGCCGGTCCGACTACGTCGTGGAGCACCTGGACGTGGTGCTTCCGGTGCCCGACCGCGCCGTCGACTCCCTGGACTTCACCGGACGGTGGGCCCGCGAGCGCACGCCGCAGCGCCGGCCGGTCACCGACGGGCTGTGGCTGCGGGAGAACCGTCGCGGCAAGACCGGTTTCGACGCCGCCACGGTGTCGATCGCCGGCACTCCCGGCTTCGGGTTCGGCCACGGCGAGGTGTGGGGCGTGCACGTGGCGTGGAGCGGCAACCACCTGCACCGGCTCGAGCGGGTGCCGCTGGGCAAGCTGTCGCCCACGGTGACCTCGATCGGCGGCGGCGAGCTGCTGCTGCCGGGAGAGGTGACGCTGGCGCCGGGGGAGAGCTACTCCAGCCCGTGGGTCTACGTCGGCGCGTCCGGACATGGCCTGGACGGGCTCGCGGCGCGCTTTCACGGCTACCTGCGCTCGACGCCGGCTCACCCGGCCACACCGCGGCCGGTGACCTTGAACGTGTGGGAGGCGGTGTACTTCGACCACGATCTGGCCAGGTTGCGGGAACTGGCCGACCGGGCGGCCCGGCTCGGCGTCGAACGCTACGTCCTGGACGACGGTTGGTTCGGCGGCCGCCGGCACGACCGCGCCGGCCTCGGCGACTGGACCGTCTCAGCCGACGTCTGGCCCGACGGCCTCGGCCCGATCGCCGAGCACGTGCACGGCCTGGGGATGCAGTTCGGGCTCTGGTTCGAGCCGGAGATGGTCAACCCGCACTCCGAGCTGTACCGCGAGCACCCGGACTGGATCCTGGCCACCGGCCAGCGCATCCCTCCGGAGGAACGGAGCCAGCAGATCCTCGACCTCACCCAGCCAGGCGCCTACGCGCATGTGCTGGAGCAGATGACGACGGTGCTGTCGGGGTGCGAGGTGGATTACGTCAAGTGGGATCACAACCGCGACGCCGTGGACGCCGGCTCCGCTGCCGTGGCAGGGCGCCCGGCGATCCACGCGCAGACGCTGGCCTTCTACCGGCTGCTCGATGAGCTGCGCGCCCGGTTCCCCCGCCTGGAATGGGAGTCCTGCGCCTCGGGCGGCGGCCGGATCGACCTCGAGGTCCTGCGGCGCGCCGAGCGGGTGTGGACCTCGGACCAGAACGACGCCCTGGCCCGGCAGGCCATCCAACGCTGGACGACGCAGCTGGTCGCGCCGGAGTACCTGGGCGCGCACGTCAGCGCGCCGCAATCGCACCAGACCCGCCGGCTGCTGCCGTTAGACTTTCGGGCCGGCACCGCGCTGTTCGGCCACTTCGGCGTCGAATGGGACATCACATCGGCGAGCGAGGCCGACCTCGCCACCCTCGCGAGGTGGATCGAGCTGTACAAATCCCAGCGCGAGCTGTTGCACGGTGGCCGGATGGTCCGGCTCGACTCGGCGGTGCGCGACGCCTGGGTCCACGGGGTGATCGCACCCGACAGGTCTGCTGCGGTGGTGGCGTACGCGCAGCTGGACGAGTTGACGCACGAGCCGCCGAGGTGGCGGGTGCCGGGACTGGACCCGGCGCGCCGGTACGCGGTGACTCGGATCGACCCGGCCGCCTGGCCGCGCTACGAGGCGCCCGCGACCGGCCCGCTGAGCGGGGCCGTGCTGTCGGAGCTGGGGCTGCCCGGGCCACCGCCGGCGCCGCTGTCGGTGATCGTGCTGCGCCTGCAAGCCGTCGACTGA
- a CDS encoding GuaB3 family IMP dehydrogenase-related protein yields the protein MPETVEIGLGRDARRGYHLDEVALVPTRRTRGSSVVSTAWQIDAHTFELPLVAAPSDAVVSPSTAAEIERLGGLAVLNGEGLWARYEDPAQALASIADSSGCSTSMLQQLYAQPVSPELLARRTSDLQAAGVRVAVRLSPQHTVALSPAVLKAGVDLLVIQGTVISAEHVASDDAAADALNLKTFIADLDIPVLVGGVTNYQTALHLMRTGAAGVIVGYGAHSGSTTHSALGIDVPMATAIADAAAARRAYLDETGGRYVHLIAYGDITTGGDIAKALVCGADAVMLGEALAGAAEAPGGGRYWDPTASHPRVPRSTLVDLGVDPQDRPSLAELLLGPTADPSGERNLFGSLRRVMAKCGYSSVKEFQKAELIVTGLR from the coding sequence ATGCCTGAAACCGTTGAGATCGGACTGGGCCGTGACGCCCGCCGCGGGTACCACCTGGACGAGGTCGCGCTGGTGCCGACCCGGCGGACCCGGGGGTCCTCGGTGGTCTCGACCGCCTGGCAGATCGACGCGCACACCTTCGAGCTGCCGCTGGTGGCCGCGCCCTCGGACGCGGTGGTGTCACCGTCGACGGCGGCCGAGATCGAACGCCTCGGTGGCCTGGCCGTGCTCAACGGCGAGGGTTTGTGGGCGCGCTATGAGGACCCGGCGCAGGCGCTGGCCAGCATCGCCGACTCCTCCGGCTGCAGCACCAGCATGCTGCAGCAGCTCTACGCCCAGCCGGTCTCGCCTGAGTTGCTGGCTCGCCGCACCAGCGACCTGCAGGCCGCCGGCGTCCGGGTGGCGGTCCGGCTGTCGCCGCAGCACACGGTGGCGCTGTCACCGGCGGTGCTCAAGGCCGGGGTCGACCTGCTCGTCATCCAGGGCACCGTGATCTCGGCTGAGCACGTCGCCTCCGACGACGCCGCGGCCGACGCGCTGAACCTCAAGACCTTCATCGCCGACCTCGACATCCCGGTGCTGGTGGGCGGCGTGACGAATTATCAGACCGCGTTGCACCTGATGCGCACCGGCGCGGCCGGGGTGATCGTCGGCTACGGGGCCCACTCGGGCTCGACGACCCACTCCGCGCTGGGCATCGACGTCCCGATGGCCACCGCGATCGCCGACGCGGCCGCGGCTCGCCGGGCCTACCTGGACGAGACCGGCGGCCGCTACGTCCACCTGATCGCCTACGGCGACATCACCACCGGCGGAGACATCGCCAAGGCGCTGGTCTGCGGAGCCGACGCGGTGATGCTCGGCGAGGCGCTGGCAGGCGCGGCTGAAGCTCCGGGCGGCGGGCGCTACTGGGACCCCACCGCCTCCCATCCTCGGGTGCCGCGCTCGACCCTGGTGGATCTCGGCGTCGACCCGCAGGACCGTCCGTCGCTGGCTGAGCTGCTGCTCGGCCCGACCGCGGACCCCAGCGGTGAGCGCAACCTGTTCGGATCGCTGCGCCGGGTGATGGCCAAGTGCGGCTACTCCTCGGTGAAGGAGTTCCAGAAGGCCGAGCTGATCGTCACCGGCCTGCGCTGA